Proteins encoded by one window of Bacillus sp. DTU_2020_1000418_1_SI_GHA_SEK_038:
- a CDS encoding M20 family metallopeptidase, which yields MLLNELMKKLDDKKERIIEIRRYLHEHPELSFQEEQTAKYIADFYKGVPVDSVETNFGGDRGIVVTIKGSKPGKTIAIRADFDALPIKEESGLPFASKNEGVMHACGHDGHTAYMLVLAETLAEAKEQLSGTIRVIHQPAEEAPPGGAIGMIKAGVLEGVDAIFGIHVMSTMKTGNIYYRSGNTQTGRSYFKLVVQGKGGHGSSPHMANDAIVAASSFVMNLQTIISRRINPFDTASITIGNFDGKGTFNVIKDAVTLEGDVRTMSSETRDTVESNVRAFAEGLEKSYGVKSIFEYKNDYPVLYNDPEATELVHQALEQASIPEVEAVLETPPQPPSEDFAYYLEKVPGCFFYVGAMPESGEAYPHHHPKFDINEKSLIICAKAMAAVVASYCDGSEA from the coding sequence ATGCTGCTGAACGAATTAATGAAGAAATTAGATGATAAAAAAGAACGTATCATTGAGATTCGCCGCTACCTTCATGAACATCCAGAACTTTCTTTCCAAGAAGAACAAACGGCTAAATATATTGCCGATTTTTATAAAGGAGTCCCAGTGGATTCAGTGGAGACAAACTTTGGTGGAGATCGCGGCATTGTTGTCACAATTAAAGGTTCTAAGCCGGGTAAAACCATTGCCATTCGGGCAGATTTTGACGCCTTGCCCATTAAAGAAGAGTCTGGACTGCCTTTTGCCTCGAAAAACGAAGGAGTCATGCATGCTTGTGGTCATGATGGCCATACAGCCTATATGCTCGTATTAGCTGAAACATTGGCAGAAGCAAAGGAACAGTTAAGTGGAACGATTAGAGTTATTCATCAGCCAGCAGAAGAAGCTCCTCCTGGGGGAGCAATTGGCATGATTAAAGCTGGAGTCCTTGAAGGAGTAGATGCAATATTTGGAATCCATGTCATGTCGACAATGAAGACAGGTAATATCTATTACAGAAGCGGAAATACTCAAACGGGAAGATCCTATTTTAAATTAGTCGTTCAAGGTAAAGGCGGACATGGATCTTCTCCTCATATGGCAAACGATGCAATCGTGGCAGCAAGTTCATTCGTAATGAACCTTCAAACGATTATCAGCCGCCGCATCAATCCGTTTGATACAGCTTCGATTACAATTGGAAACTTTGATGGAAAAGGTACATTCAATGTCATCAAAGATGCAGTGACACTTGAAGGAGACGTTCGTACAATGTCTTCTGAAACAAGAGATACCGTAGAATCAAATGTTCGAGCATTTGCGGAAGGATTAGAAAAATCATATGGGGTAAAATCTATTTTCGAATACAAAAATGACTATCCTGTATTATATAATGATCCAGAAGCAACCGAACTTGTACACCAAGCTTTAGAACAGGCATCTATTCCAGAAGTTGAAGCTGTTTTGGAAACACCGCCACAACCGCCTTCAGAGGATTTTGCTTATTATCTTGAAAAGGTTCCAGGCTGCTTCTTCTATGTCGGTGCGATGCCTGAATCAGGTGAAGCATACCCGCATCATCACCCTAAATTTGATATTAATGAAAAAAGCCTGATCATTTGTGCTAAAGCAATGGCTGCAGTTGTCGCTTCATATTGTGATGGGAGCGAAGCCTAA
- a CDS encoding lipid-transfer protein, with amino-acid sequence MTNQANVIGVNMVKFEKPGRNEPYEIMASKAITGALHDAGIDLSEVQQAYASYVYGDSTCGQTALYQVGMTGIPIINVNNNCSSGSTALYMARQAVESGSADCVLAFGFEEMKPGALGENWSDRTSPFQWIYNRFDQLNSELPEGPVALKVFGAAALEYLKKYDASPEIFGKVAVKSRKHAVNNPYSLFTEEIQLEDVMNSPDIYPGLTRLMACPPTCGAAAVIVCSDSFAKKHNIGQTVKIVAQSMTTDLPNSIDSDNLYLVGYGMTNRAAKEVFEKAGIGPEDIDVIELHDCFTPNEVITYEGLGLCEEGEAEKLINDGDNTYGGKYVINPSGGLMSKGHPLGATGLAQCTELVWQLRGEAGNRQVENARTALQHNLGLGGACVVTLYQKG; translated from the coding sequence ATGACGAATCAAGCAAACGTTATTGGTGTCAACATGGTCAAATTTGAAAAACCAGGTAGAAATGAGCCCTATGAAATCATGGCATCAAAAGCCATTACAGGAGCACTTCACGATGCGGGAATTGATTTATCAGAGGTCCAACAGGCGTATGCCAGCTATGTTTATGGGGATAGCACATGCGGTCAAACAGCTTTATATCAGGTAGGCATGACAGGAATTCCAATTATTAATGTAAACAACAATTGTTCTTCAGGTTCAACAGCCCTTTATATGGCCCGGCAAGCGGTGGAATCAGGCTCAGCAGATTGTGTCCTTGCATTTGGTTTTGAAGAAATGAAACCAGGGGCACTTGGTGAAAACTGGTCAGACCGGACCTCACCTTTCCAATGGATTTACAATCGGTTTGATCAATTGAATAGTGAATTGCCAGAGGGGCCAGTTGCATTAAAGGTATTTGGTGCCGCTGCATTAGAATATCTTAAGAAATACGATGCAAGTCCTGAGATTTTCGGAAAAGTAGCTGTAAAATCAAGAAAACATGCAGTAAATAATCCGTATTCTTTATTTACGGAAGAGATTCAATTGGAAGACGTAATGAATTCGCCTGACATATATCCAGGTCTCACAAGATTAATGGCATGTCCTCCTACTTGTGGTGCAGCAGCTGTGATTGTCTGCAGTGATTCTTTTGCCAAAAAACATAATATTGGTCAAACAGTAAAAATAGTTGCCCAATCTATGACGACTGATTTACCTAATAGTATTGATAGTGATAACCTATATTTGGTTGGCTATGGAATGACCAATCGTGCTGCAAAAGAAGTTTTTGAAAAGGCAGGAATCGGTCCGGAGGATATAGATGTCATTGAGTTGCACGATTGCTTTACTCCAAACGAAGTCATCACCTATGAAGGATTGGGCCTTTGCGAGGAAGGTGAAGCAGAAAAACTAATAAATGATGGTGATAATACCTACGGAGGGAAGTATGTGATCAATCCATCTGGGGGACTAATGTCCAAAGGGCATCCACTTGGGGCAACAGGTTTAGCCCAGTGTACTGAACTTGTATGGCAACTTCGTGGTGAAGCAGGTAATCGCCAAGTAGAAAATGCAAGAACTGCGCTTCAGCATAATTTAGGCCTTGGTGGTGCTTGTGTTGTTACTTTATATCAAAAAGGATAA
- a CDS encoding DNA alkylation repair protein, with product MNTEMVMGELEALGKERTKKMYISNGAHEPLFGVATGAMKPIAKKIKINQALAEELYATGNYDAMYFAGIIADPKAMTVSDFDRWMDSAYFYMLSDYVVAVTLAEADIAQEVADKWIASGEELRMSGGWSCYCWLLGNRKDVEFSESKIADMLDLVKNTIHDSPERTKSAMNNFLYTVGTSYLPLHEKAVETAKAVGVVEVKRDKKKSSFLNAYKSIQKEVERGKIGFKRKYVRC from the coding sequence ATGAATACAGAAATGGTTATGGGGGAGCTTGAAGCCCTTGGCAAGGAACGAACTAAAAAAATGTACATATCCAATGGCGCGCATGAGCCGCTTTTTGGCGTGGCTACGGGTGCAATGAAGCCAATAGCTAAGAAAATAAAAATAAATCAAGCTTTAGCTGAAGAGCTTTATGCTACAGGGAACTACGATGCCATGTACTTTGCTGGCATTATTGCGGATCCAAAAGCTATGACTGTGTCTGATTTTGATCGTTGGATGGATTCAGCCTATTTTTATATGCTGTCCGATTATGTGGTAGCGGTTACTTTAGCGGAAGCAGATATTGCACAAGAAGTTGCTGATAAATGGATCGCAAGCGGGGAAGAGCTGAGAATGTCAGGGGGCTGGAGCTGCTATTGCTGGCTTTTGGGAAATCGCAAGGACGTTGAATTTTCCGAAAGCAAGATTGCCGATATGCTAGATCTTGTGAAAAATACAATTCACGATTCGCCTGAACGAACAAAATCTGCGATGAATAATTTTCTATACACGGTTGGAACTTCATATTTGCCGCTCCATGAAAAGGCGGTCGAAACCGCAAAGGCAGTAGGTGTAGTAGAAGTTAAAAGGGACAAGAAAAAAAGCAGTTTCTTAAACGCTTACAAAAGCATTCAAAAAGAAGTAGAGAGAGGGAAGATAGGTTTCAAGCGCAAATATGTAAGATGTTAA
- a CDS encoding GIY-YIG nuclease family protein, whose protein sequence is MDRKKELKQQYKEIPIEAGVYQIKNMKNQKVFVSSTRNFKTLNGEKFMLESGTHTNKALQEDWNHFGKEAFTIETLEVFKKKDDPYFNEKEALAELEKKWLENLQPYEEQGYNVKKSR, encoded by the coding sequence GTGGACCGTAAAAAAGAATTAAAACAACAATATAAAGAAATCCCCATTGAGGCGGGTGTTTATCAAATTAAAAACATGAAGAATCAAAAGGTTTTTGTCAGCAGCACAAGAAATTTCAAAACTTTAAATGGCGAAAAGTTTATGCTTGAATCAGGGACTCACACTAACAAAGCTCTTCAGGAAGATTGGAACCATTTTGGGAAAGAGGCCTTTACTATTGAAACTTTGGAGGTTTTTAAAAAGAAAGACGATCCTTATTTCAATGAGAAAGAGGCCTTGGCCGAGCTTGAGAAAAAATGGTTAGAAAACCTTCAGCCATATGAAGAACAAGGGTATAATGTGAAAAAATCTCGTTAA
- a CDS encoding cytidine deaminase, with translation MDNMNKEQLVESARKMKERAYAPYSKFPVGAALLLKDGTVINGVNVENVSFGATNCAERTAIFTAIASGYKKGDFQAIAVSGDTEDYLPPCSICRQVLAEFCLPEMPVYLTNEKKDILELSLRELLPYAFTDLDM, from the coding sequence ATGGATAATATGAACAAAGAGCAATTAGTAGAAAGTGCACGTAAGATGAAGGAAAGAGCCTATGCTCCTTATTCTAAATTTCCGGTTGGAGCAGCTTTATTACTAAAAGATGGCACTGTTATTAATGGAGTGAATGTGGAAAATGTTTCATTTGGTGCAACTAATTGTGCTGAAAGAACCGCAATTTTTACTGCAATAGCAAGTGGTTATAAAAAAGGTGATTTCCAGGCTATAGCTGTATCAGGTGATACGGAAGATTATCTTCCACCTTGCAGTATTTGCAGACAAGTCTTAGCAGAATTCTGTTTACCTGAAATGCCAGTTTATTTAACAAATGAGAAGAAAGATATTTTAGAACTGAGCTTACGAGAATTATTGCCGTATGCATTCACAGATTTAGATATGTAA
- a CDS encoding DUF2087 domain-containing protein — translation MEIDFFWNASLEELKRGYIQEKNSYTCLLCGEKIEKGIVYSYDNTLYEAERYMRIHIESTHQSVFDYLTGMDKKLTGLTDHQNQLLQLFYQGKSDKEVQQEMGIGSTSTIRHHRFALKEKERQAKVFLTMMELLKEKDEYAPAFIAPHKSAKMVDERYAITKEEQGKIINKFFTEGPNRSLKKFPPKEKQRLIVLREIAAQIESGRIYDEKELNQILNTIYGDHVMIRRYLVEYGFLGRKQDGSQYWLKK, via the coding sequence ATGGAAATAGATTTCTTCTGGAATGCGTCTTTGGAAGAGCTTAAAAGAGGTTATATTCAAGAAAAGAATTCCTATACATGCCTTCTATGCGGGGAAAAGATTGAAAAGGGAATTGTTTATTCCTATGACAATACACTTTATGAAGCGGAAAGATACATGCGGATTCATATTGAGAGTACACACCAATCTGTATTTGACTATTTAACTGGTATGGATAAAAAGCTTACTGGTCTAACTGACCATCAAAATCAGCTTCTTCAGCTATTTTATCAAGGTAAAAGTGATAAAGAGGTCCAGCAAGAAATGGGCATTGGCAGCACCTCAACCATTAGGCATCATCGTTTTGCGTTAAAAGAGAAGGAACGTCAAGCAAAGGTCTTTTTGACAATGATGGAGCTTTTGAAAGAAAAGGACGAATATGCCCCGGCCTTTATCGCTCCTCATAAAAGTGCAAAAATGGTGGATGAACGATATGCAATCACTAAAGAAGAACAGGGAAAAATCATTAATAAGTTTTTCACAGAAGGACCGAATAGAAGCCTGAAGAAATTCCCGCCAAAGGAAAAGCAGCGTCTGATTGTCCTTCGAGAAATCGCAGCTCAGATCGAAAGTGGGCGAATTTATGACGAAAAAGAATTAAATCAAATTTTGAACACTATTTATGGGGATCACGTCATGATCAGAAGATACCTAGTTGAATATGGATTTTTAGGTCGAAAGCAAGATGGAAGCCAATATTGGCTGAAAAAATAA
- a CDS encoding MFS transporter, with protein METTTNYKGTNKMITGIVFGVISFWLFAQSVVNVVPDVQKDLGISLGTLNIAISLSALFSGLFIVAAGGLADKVGRKKITYIGLILSVIGSLCLVLAQGSVLLIIGRILQGLSAACIMPSTIALMKAYFEGADRQRALSYWSIGSWGGSGAASFAGGAIATYMGWRWIFVFSIVFSLLGMWLIKDTPESRGESTGAFKFDYSGLVIFIITMVALNIFITYGSDFGWTSLTTIVLAVVVIIGVIIFYRVEKGKNIALIDFSIFKSKPYSGATVSNFLLNAIAGTLVVANTYVQVGRGFSALQSGMLSLGYLVVVLAMIRVGEKILQRIGAKKPMVWGALITTIGVALMGLTFLPDFPYTVAVFIGFVLFGFGLGMYATPSTDTSVSNAPSDKVGAAAGIYKMASSLGGAFGVAISATVYGSISAGGNLEMAASAGIIVNVIFGVLSILSILFLVPGDAGKTGAQKTGKRINIQTPGQREPEPSH; from the coding sequence ATGGAAACAACAACGAACTATAAAGGCACAAATAAAATGATCACCGGAATTGTATTCGGCGTTATTTCGTTTTGGCTATTTGCACAGTCAGTAGTCAATGTGGTGCCGGATGTTCAAAAAGATTTAGGTATTTCACTTGGTACATTAAACATTGCCATCAGTTTAAGTGCATTGTTCTCTGGATTATTTATCGTTGCTGCCGGTGGACTAGCAGATAAAGTTGGCCGAAAAAAAATAACATATATCGGTCTGATCCTAAGTGTCATCGGTTCCCTATGCCTTGTGTTAGCACAAGGATCTGTTTTACTAATCATCGGTCGTATCCTTCAAGGACTATCAGCAGCATGTATTATGCCTTCAACAATCGCTCTCATGAAAGCTTATTTTGAAGGTGCCGATCGTCAGCGTGCACTAAGTTACTGGTCCATCGGATCTTGGGGCGGCTCAGGAGCTGCTTCATTCGCAGGTGGTGCAATTGCAACATATATGGGCTGGAGATGGATTTTCGTCTTTTCTATCGTATTCTCTTTACTTGGTATGTGGCTCATTAAAGATACACCGGAAAGTAGAGGTGAATCAACAGGTGCTTTTAAATTTGATTACTCTGGATTAGTCATTTTTATTATCACGATGGTTGCTTTAAACATATTTATCACTTATGGTTCAGATTTTGGTTGGACAAGTCTAACCACAATAGTTCTAGCGGTAGTGGTAATTATTGGGGTTATTATTTTCTATAGAGTCGAAAAAGGTAAAAATATCGCTCTAATTGACTTTTCAATTTTTAAAAGCAAACCATATTCTGGTGCAACCGTTTCTAATTTCCTGTTGAACGCGATTGCAGGTACACTAGTCGTAGCAAATACGTATGTTCAAGTAGGCAGAGGCTTCAGTGCCCTTCAATCAGGGATGCTCTCTCTTGGTTATTTAGTCGTTGTTTTAGCGATGATCCGCGTTGGTGAAAAAATCTTACAAAGAATTGGCGCAAAAAAGCCAATGGTTTGGGGAGCCCTTATCACGACTATTGGTGTAGCATTGATGGGTCTCACCTTCTTACCTGATTTCCCATATACCGTAGCTGTTTTCATCGGCTTTGTTTTGTTTGGATTCGGACTAGGAATGTATGCGACTCCATCAACTGACACATCTGTATCTAATGCTCCTTCAGACAAAGTTGGTGCAGCTGCAGGAATTTACAAAATGGCGAGCTCGCTTGGTGGAGCGTTCGGTGTTGCGATATCAGCGACAGTTTATGGTTCAATTTCAGCAGGTGGAAACTTGGAAATGGCAGCATCAGCAGGGATTATCGTAAACGTCATATTCGGCGTTCTCTCCATTCTATCCATTCTATTTTTAGTTCCTGGGGATGCTGGAAAAACAGGAGCCCAAAAAACAGGAAAAAGAATAAATATCCAAACCCCTGGTCAACGGGAACCAGAGCCTAGTCATTAA
- a CDS encoding DUF1284 domain-containing protein yields MYKLRGHHLFCLLGYRGMGYSEEYVKNMTQLHQNLRENPKSLIQLVKGPDQLCEKYPNSGTYHCQDENIYERDAAILEKVGLKLGQILKWEDIESCIRKFVVPSDIQILCETCSWRSYGVCEEGIREIHEGKGLREVK; encoded by the coding sequence ATGTATAAATTACGAGGTCATCATCTTTTTTGCCTTTTAGGTTATCGGGGAATGGGCTACTCCGAAGAATACGTGAAAAATATGACGCAATTGCATCAAAACTTGAGAGAAAATCCCAAATCGTTAATTCAGCTTGTAAAGGGGCCTGATCAGTTGTGTGAAAAATATCCAAACTCTGGTACCTATCACTGCCAAGACGAAAATATTTATGAAAGAGATGCAGCAATATTAGAGAAAGTAGGACTAAAACTCGGACAAATTTTGAAATGGGAGGACATTGAGTCATGCATCCGAAAGTTTGTTGTTCCTTCCGATATTCAAATTTTGTGCGAAACATGTTCGTGGCGTTCATATGGAGTTTGTGAGGAAGGGATCCGGGAGATTCATGAGGGGAAGGGCTTGAGGGAAGTAAAATAA
- a CDS encoding 3-hydroxyacyl-CoA dehydrogenase produces the protein MNLKDKVAVVTGGASGLGLATVTRLVEKGANVIIFDLNEAKAKEAVEQLGDQVQYAIVNVADEESVQKGINQAIEAFGAIHICVNCAGVGTPGKTIGRKGVLPLEDFNKVIGINLVGTFNVLRLAANEMKNNDPITDSGERGVIINTASVAAFDGQMGQAAYGASKAGVTGMTLPVARDLSEFGIRVNTIAPGLFMTPMADTLSEKVIQKLSESVEFPKRLGRPSEFAELATFIMEHEYLNGEVIRLDGGIRMSPR, from the coding sequence ATGAATTTAAAAGATAAAGTAGCAGTTGTAACAGGTGGAGCTTCAGGATTAGGGTTAGCAACAGTAACTAGACTTGTTGAAAAAGGTGCTAATGTTATAATTTTTGACTTAAATGAAGCTAAAGCCAAGGAAGCTGTTGAGCAATTAGGAGACCAAGTTCAATATGCGATAGTGAATGTAGCAGATGAAGAATCAGTCCAAAAGGGAATCAATCAAGCAATCGAAGCATTTGGGGCGATTCATATTTGTGTAAACTGTGCAGGCGTTGGTACCCCTGGGAAAACCATAGGCAGAAAAGGTGTATTGCCACTTGAAGATTTTAATAAGGTTATAGGTATTAACTTAGTAGGAACGTTTAATGTATTAAGATTAGCAGCCAATGAAATGAAAAATAACGATCCTATTACCGATTCCGGCGAAAGAGGCGTCATCATTAATACGGCTTCTGTGGCTGCTTTCGATGGGCAAATGGGGCAAGCAGCATATGGAGCAAGTAAAGCTGGGGTAACAGGGATGACTTTGCCTGTAGCCCGTGATTTATCGGAGTTCGGCATTCGTGTGAATACAATTGCTCCAGGCTTATTTATGACACCCATGGCGGACACTTTGTCCGAAAAGGTCATTCAGAAATTATCTGAAAGTGTTGAATTTCCGAAGCGATTAGGGCGTCCTTCCGAATTTGCGGAGCTAGCAACCTTTATCATGGAGCATGAATATTTAAATGGTGAGGTCATTCGTTTAGATGGCGGAATTCGTATGTCCCCAAGATAA
- a CDS encoding transcription initiation factor TFIIIB — translation MSYFAKATECPKCGGTELGKGKHSGYAVMHPDNKMSLGSNVEYILCTDCGFIIESYVKRPEKFKGTMF, via the coding sequence ATGAGTTACTTCGCTAAAGCAACAGAGTGTCCAAAATGTGGAGGAACAGAATTGGGGAAAGGGAAGCACTCTGGATATGCTGTTATGCACCCAGATAATAAGATGAGCCTGGGATCGAATGTTGAATACATCCTTTGTACGGATTGTGGATTTATTATCGAAAGCTACGTGAAAAGGCCAGAGAAATTTAAGGGGACGATGTTTTAA